A portion of the Gossypium arboreum isolate Shixiya-1 chromosome 8, ASM2569848v2, whole genome shotgun sequence genome contains these proteins:
- the LOC108470035 gene encoding uncharacterized protein LOC108470035: MTSNILTIPISTVASESAFSTGGHVFNSFRSSLTLLMVKTLFCTQDWLRNLMMPSILKIMLMNFKPWKMTYPKYPKIKKIFQDYQRCLKHKKKLKLFYNGF; the protein is encoded by the exons ATGACTTCGAATATTCTTACTATTCCTATTTCAACGGTTGCCTCAGAAAGTGCATTTAGCACGGGTGGACATGTTTTCAATAGTTTTAGAAGTTCTCTAACTCTTCTCATGGTCAAGACTTTGTTTTGCACACAAGATTGGCTTCGAAATCTAATGATGCCATCAATCTTAAAGATTATGTTGATGAACTTCAAACCATGGAAGAtg ACTTATCCAAAATACCCTAAGATCAAGAAG ATATTTCAAGATTATCAACGGTGTTTGAAGCACAAGAAGAAACTTAAACTATTCTATAATGGTTTTTGA